The sequence TATCGGCGGCATTACGCACACGCACTCGCGCTGGGCGACCGCGTGGGCTCAGACAGGCAGGGGCCTGCCGGCTTATGGAACGACGCATGCGGACTACCTGTACGGCGAGGTTCCGTGTACGCGCGCGCTGACCACGGAAGAGATCAGGGGCGAGTATGAATGGAACACGGGCGAAGTGATCGTGGAAACCTTTGAAAAGCTGAATCCCGACCTGATGAACGCGGTGCTTGTGAGAAACCACGGGCCGTTCGTATGGGCGGAAAACGCGGCGAAATCCGTGGAAAAGGCGGTCGTGCTCGACGAAGTGGCGATGATGGCGTTTGTAGGCGAAGCGGCGACGGGCGGCGCGATGAAAGCGATGCCGCAGGAACTCCTGGATAAGCATTATCTGCGCAAGCATGGAAAGGACGCTTATTACGGACAGAAACAGGAGTAAAATTATGAAAGCATTCGGGCAATATGAAATATGGTTTATTACGGGA comes from Christensenellaceae bacterium and encodes:
- the araD_1 gene encoding L-ribulose-5-phosphate 4-epimerase, whose protein sequence is MLEQLKQEVYEANMLLPKYGLITFTWGNVSGIDREKGLFVIKPSGVEYEKLRPEDMVVVDLEGKVAEGDLNPSSDTDTHLVLYRHFKNIGGITHTHSRWATAWAQTGRGLPAYGTTHADYLYGEVPCTRALTTEEIRGEYEWNTGEVIVETFEKLNPDLMNAVLVRNHGPFVWAENAAKSVEKAVVLDEVAMMAFVGEAATGGAMKAMPQELLDKHYLRKHGKDAYYGQKQE